One genomic segment of Sminthopsis crassicaudata isolate SCR6 chromosome 2, ASM4859323v1, whole genome shotgun sequence includes these proteins:
- the SRXN1 gene encoding sulfiredoxin-1 codes for MLNGTFRSGVKVWVLGKSRRGAGRMGLRAGGSHGRAGPEVGAEGHERASESGSRSIHSGAIATVHNVPLSVLIRPLPAVLDPDKVKSLMDTIQEDPDRVPPIDVLWIKGAQGGNYFYSFGGCHRYAAYQELHKETIPAKLVRSTISDLRVYLGSSTPDLQ; via the exons ATGCTGAATGGTACATTCCGATCCGGAGTTAAAGTCTGGGTGCTGGGCAAATCTCGGAGGGGGGCTGGCAGAATGGGGCTGCGAGCCGGCGGCAGCCACGGGCGAGCGGGTCCCGAGGTCGGGGCAGAAGGGCACGAGCGGGCCTCTGAATCGGGGAGCCGGAGCATACATTCTGGCGCCATCGCTACCGTGCACAATGTCCCCCTGAGCGTCCTCATCCGGCCGCTGCCCGCAGTGCTGGACCCGGACAAGGTGAAGAGCCTCATGGACACCATCCAG GAGGACCCAGACCGGGTGCCGCCTATTGATGTCCTATGGATCAAAGGAGCCCAAGGAGGAAACTACTTCTACTCCTTCGGGGGATGCCACAGATATGCAGCTTACCAGGAACTGCACAAGGAAACAATCCCTGCCAAGCTGGTCCGGTCCACGATATCAGACCTTCGTGTGTACCTGGGTTCCTCCACCCCAGACCTGCAGTAG